In Marmota flaviventris isolate mMarFla1 chromosome 17, mMarFla1.hap1, whole genome shotgun sequence, a single genomic region encodes these proteins:
- the Top2a gene encoding DNA topoisomerase 2-alpha, translating to MEVSPLQPINENMQVNKIKKNEDAKKRLSIERIYQKKTQLEHILLRPDTYIGSVELVTQQMWVYDEDIGMNYREVTFVPGLYKIFDEILVNAADNKQRDPKMSCIRVTIDPENNLISIWNNGKGIPVVEHKVEKVYVPALIFGQLLTSSNYDDDEKKVTGGRNGYGAKLCNIFSTKFTVETASREYKKMFKQTWMDNMGRAGEMELKPFNGEDYTCITFQPDLSKFKMQSLDKDIVALMVRRAYDIAGSTKDVKVFLNGIKLPVKGFRSYVDMYLKDKLDETGNPLKVIHEQVNHRWEVCLTMSEKGFQQISFVNSIATSKGGRHVDYVADQIVTKLVDVVKKKNKGGVAVKAHQVKNHMWIFVNALIENPTFDSQTKENMTLQAKSFGSTCQLSEKFIKAAIGCGIVESVLNWVKFKAQVQLNKKCSAVKHNRIKGIPKLDDANDAGSRNSTECTLILTEGDSAKTLAVSGLGVVGRDKYGVFPLRGKILNVREASHKQIMENAEINNIIKIVGLQYKKNYEDEDSLKTLRYGKIMIMTDQDQDGSHIKGLLINFIHHNWPSLLRHRFLEEFITPIVKVSKNKQEIAFYSLPEFEEWKSSTPNHKKWKVKYYKGLGTSTSKEAKEYFADMKRHRIQFKYTGPEDDAAISLAFSKKQIDDRKEWLTHFMEDRRQRKLLGLPEDYLYGQATTYLTYNDFINKELILFSNSDNERSIPSMVDGLKPGQRKVLFTCFKRNDKREVKVAQLAGSVAEMSSYHHGEMSLMMTIINLAQNFVGSNNLNLLQPIGQFGTRLHGGKDSASPRYIFTMLSPLARLLFPPKDDHTLKFLYDDNQRVEPEWYIPIIPMVLINGAEGIGTGWSCKIPNFDVREVVNNIRRLMDGEEPLPMLPSYKNFKGTIEELAPNQYVINGEIAILNSTTIEISELPIRTWTQTYKEQVLEPMLNGTEKTPPLITDYREYHTDTTVKFVVKMTEGKLAEAERVGLHKVFKLQTSLTCNSMVLFDHVGCLKKYDTVLDILRDFFELRLKYYGLRKEWLLGMLGAESAKLNNQARFILEKIDGKIIIENKPKKELIKVLIQRGYDSDPVKAWKEAQQKVPDEEENEESDNEKETEKSDSVTDSGPTFNYLLDMPLWYLTKEKKDELCKQRNEKEQELDSLKRKSPSDLWKEDLAAFIEELEAVEAKEKQDEQVGLPGKGGKAKGKKAQMTEVLPSPRGKRVIPRVTEEMKAEAEKKIKKKIKSENPEGTSKEDGVEPDGLKQRLEKKLKKEPGTKAKKQTTLTFKPVKKGKKRNPWSDSESDMSSTESNFDVPPRETEPRRAAAKTKFTMDLDSDEDFSDFDEKSEDEDFVPSDASPPKTKTSPKHTEKELKPQKDTMSVIDLDDDDDTKDSVPSSSSPPVADLPVETEMKKPSSKKNVTVKKTTTNSQSSTSTTGPKKRAAPKGTKKDPNLNSDVSQKPEPAKTKNRRKRKPSTSDDSDSNFEKVISKAAASKKPKGESDDFHLDLDSAVAPRAKSGRAKKPIKYLEESDEDDLF from the exons ATGGAGGTGTCACCACTGCAG cctataaatgaaaatatgcaagtgaacaaaattaagaaaaatgaagatgcTAAGAAAAGACTGTCTATTGAAAGAATCtaccaaaagaaaacacaattggAACATATATTGCTCCGCCCAGATACTTACATTGGCTCTGTGGAATTAGTGACCCAG CAAATGTGGGTTTACGATGAGGACATTGGCATGAACTATAGGGAAGTCACTTTTGTTCCTGGTTTGTACAAAATCTTTGATGAGATTCTAG ttaatGCTGCAGACAACAAACAAAGGGACCCAAAAATGTCTTGTATTAGAGTCACTATTGACCC AGAAAACAATTTAATTAGCATATGGAATAATGGAAAAGGAATTCCTGTTGTTGAACACAAAGTTGAAAAGGTGTATGTCCCAGCTCTTATATTTGGACAACTCTTAACTTCTAGTAACTATGATGATGATGAAAAGAAAGTAACAG GTGGTCGAAATGGCTATGGAGccaaattatgtaatatattcaGTACCAAGTTTACTGTGGAAACAGCCAGTAGAGAATACAAGAAAATGTTCAAACAG ACTTGGATGGATAACATGGGACGAGCTGGTGAGATGGAGCTTAAGCCTTTTAATGGAGAAGATTATACCTGTATCACCTTCCAGCCTGATTTGTCTAAGTTTAAAATGCAAAGCCTTGACAAAGATATTGTTGCATTGATGGTTAGAAGAGCATATGATATTGCTGGATCCACTAAAGATGTCAAAGTCTTTCTTAATGGAATTAAGCTGCCA GTAAAAGGATTCCGCAGTTATGTGGATATGTATTTGAAGGATAAGTTAGATGAAACTGGCAACCCATTGAAAGTAATACATGAACAAGTAAACCACAGGTGGGAGGTGTGCCTAACAATGAGTGAAAAAGGCTTCCAGCAAATTAGTTTCGTCAATAGCATTGCTACTTCCAAG GGTGGCAGACATGTTGATTATGTAGCTGATCAGATTGTGACTAAACTTGTTGATGTagtgaagaagaagaacaagGGTGGTGTTGCAGTAAAAGCACATCAG GTGAAAAATCACATGTGGATTTTTGTGAATGCCTTAATTGAAAATCCAACCTTTGACTCTCAGACCAAAGAAAATATGACTTTGCAAGCCAAGAGCTTTGGATCAACATGCCAATTAAGTGAAAAATTCATCAAAGCT GCAATTGGCTGTGGTATTGTAGAAAGCGTACTAAACTGGGTGAAATTTAAGGCCCAAGTTCAGTTAAACAAGAAATGTTCAGCTGTAAAGCATAACAGAATCAAGGGAATTCCAAAACTTGATGATGCCAATGATGCAG GAAGTCGAAACTCCACTGAGTGTACACTTATCCTGACTGAGGGAGATTCAGCCAAAACTTTGGCTGTTTCAGGCCTTGGTGTTGTAGGGAGAGACAAGTATGGTGTTTTCCCTCTTAGAGGAAAAATACTCAATGTCCGAGAAGCCTCTCATAAACAG ATCATGGAAAATGCTGAAATTAACAATATCATCAAAATTGTGGGTCTTCAGTATAAGAAAAACTATGAAGATGAAGATTCATTAAAGACTCTTCGTTATGGGAAGATAATGATTATGACAGATCAG gaCCAAGATGGTTCCCATATCAAAGGCTTGCTGATTAATTTTATCCATCACAACTGGCCCTCTCTTCTGCGACATCGTTTTCTGGAGGAGTTTATCACTCCCATTGTAAAG GTATCTAAAAACAAGCAAGAAATTGCATTCTACAGCCTTCCTGAATTTGAAGAATGGAAAAGTTCTACTCCAAACcataaaaaatggaaagtcaaGTATTACAAAG GTTTGGGCACCAGTACATCAAAAGAAGCTAAGGAATACTTTGCAGATATGAAAAGACATCGTATTCAATTTAAATATACTGGGCCTGAAGATGATGCTGCAATCAGCCTG GCGTTTAGCAAAAAGCAGATAGATGATCGAAAGGAATGGTTAACTCATTTCATGGAGGATAGAAGACAGCGAAAGTTACTTGGCCTTCCtgag GATTATTTGTATGGGCAAGCTACCACTTATTTGACATATAATGACTTTATAAACAAGGAACTTATCCTGTTCTCAAATTCTGATAATGAGAGATCTATCCCATCTATGGTGGATG GTTTGAAACCCGGTCAAAGAAaggttttatttacttgtttcaaAAGGAATGACAAACGAGAGGTGAAGGTTGCCCAATTAGCTGGATCAGTGGCAGAAATGTCCTCATACCATCATGGTGAG ATGTCACTAATGATGACCATCATCAATTTGGCTCAGAATTTTGTGGGCAGCAATAATCTGAACCTCTTGCAACCCATTGGTCAGTTTGGTACCCGCCTACATGGTGGCAAGGATTCTGCTAGCCCTCGATACATCTTCACAATGCTCAG cCCTTTGGCTCGGTTGTTATTTCCACCAAAAGATGATCATACATTGAAGTTCTTATATGATGACAACCAACGAGTTGAGCCTGAATGGTACATTCCCATTATACCCATGGTCCTGATAAATGGTGCTGAAGGAATTGGTACTGGGTGGTCCTGCAAAATTCCCAACTTTGATGTTCGTGAAGTTGTAAATAACATCAGGCGTTTGATGGATGGAGAAGAACCTTTGCCAATG CTTCCAAGTTACAAAAACTTCAAAGGTACTATTGAAGAGCTGGCTCCAAATCAATATGTGATTAATGGCGAAATAGCTATTCTGAATTCCACAACCATTGAAATCTCAGAACTTCCCATCAGAACATGGACCCAA acATACAAAGAACAGGTCCTAGAACCCATGTTGAATGGCACTGAGAAGACACCCCCTCTCATAACAGACTACAGGGAATACCACACAGATACCACTGTGAAGTTTGTTGTAAAGATGACTGAGGGAAAAttggcagaggcagagagagttGGGCTACACAAAGTCTTCAAACTCCAAACTAGTCTCACCTGCAACTCTAtg GTGCTTTTTGACCATGTAGGCTGTTTAAAGAAATATGACACAGTGTTGGATATTCTAAGAGACTTCTTCGAACTCAGGCTTAAATATTATGGATTAAGAAAAGAATGGCTTCTAGGAATGCTTGGTGCTGAATCTGCTAAATTGAACAATCAGGCTCGCTTTATCTTAGAGAAAATAGATGGCAAAATAATCATtg aaaataagcCTAAAAAAGAGTTAATTAAAGTTCTAATTCAGAGAGGATATGATTCGGATCCTGTGAAGGCCTGGAAAGAAGCCCAGCAAAAG GTTCCAGATgaagaagagaatgaagagagTGACAAtgaaaaggagacagaaaagagTGACTCTGTAACAGATTCTGGGCCAACCTTCAACTACCTTCTTGACATGCCCCTTTGGTATttaaccaaagaaaagaaagatgaactgtgcaaacaaagaaatgaaaag GAGCAAGAACTGGACTCATTAAAGAGAAAGAGTCCATCAGATTTGTGGAAAGAAGACTTAGCTGCTTTTATTGAGGAATTGGAG GCTGTCGAAGCCAAGGAAAAGCAAGATGAACAAGTAGGACTACCAGGGAAAGGGGGAaaggcaaaggggaaaaaagcacaaATGACTGAAGTTTTGCCTTCTCCACGAGGAAAAAGAGTCATTCCCCGAGTTACTGAAGAGATGAAAGCAgaggcagaaaagaaaattaaaaagaaaattaag AGTGAAAATCCTGAGGGAACCTCTAAGGAAGATGGTGTAGAACCAGACGGCCTAAAACAAAGACTggagaagaaattgaaaaaagaacCAG gcACCAAGGCAAAGAAACAGACTACATTGACATTTAAACCTgtcaaaaaaggcaaaaagagaaACCCCTGGTCTGATTCTGAATCAGATATGAGCAGTACTGAAAGTAATTTTGATGTCCCTCCACGAGAAACAGAGCCACGGAGAGCTGCAG CAAAAACCAAATTCACAATGGATTTGGATTCAGATGAAGATTTTTCAGACTTTGATGAAAAATCTGAAGATGAAGATTTTGTGCCATCAGATGCTAGCCCACCTAAGACCAAAACTTCACCAAA acaTACTGAAAAAGAACTGAAGCCACAGAAAGATACCATGTCAG TGATTGACCTCGATGATGACGATGATACTAAAGATAGCGTACCATCTTCTTCGAGCCCTCCTGTAGCTGATCTCCCAGTTGAAACTGAAATGAAGAAGCCATCTTCAAAAAAGAATGTGACTGTGAAGAAGACAACAACAAATA GTCAGTCTTCCACCTCCACTACTGGTCCCAAAAAAAGGGCTGCACCAAAAGGAACCAAGAAGGATCCAAACTTGAACTCTGATGTCTCTCAAAAGCCTGAACCTGCCAAAACCAAGAATCGACGCAAAAGGAAGCCATCCACTTCTGATGATTCTGACAGTAATTTTGAGAAAGTCATTTCTAAAGCAGCCGCAAGCAAG AAACCCAAGGGGGAGAGCGATGACTTTCATCTGGACTTGGACTCAGCTGTGGCTCCTCGGGCAAAATCTGGACGGGCAAAGAAACCTATAAAGTACCTCGAAGAGTCAGATGAAGatgatttgttttaa